The Falco peregrinus isolate bFalPer1 chromosome 9, bFalPer1.pri, whole genome shotgun sequence genome includes a window with the following:
- the NCOA6 gene encoding nuclear receptor coactivator 6 isoform X3 — MVLDDLPNLKDTYAPLYSSTMEDLEVDFDSGLEEDELKQKAAPEDSTIFVAFKGNIGDRDFEQKLEIILENVPGLLHMESNQLKLQKIEPWNSVRVTFNIPREAAERLRILAQNNNQQLRDLGILSVQIEGEGAINLALAQNRSQDVRINGPLGASNSMRMETGFPMQGGQGLIRMSNAAAVMMSQSGSVPSSMVASGASTELQPRTPRPSSQPDAMDPLLSGLNIQQQNHPPGSLAPQLHSMQSVPVNRQMNSANFQQLQQQTQLQTRPPQPHQQPQQGIRPSFTSPAQVPVPPGWNQLPSGAIQPPPTQGALGTLTVNQGWKKAPLPGQMQQQLQARPPLATVQTPTHPPPPYPFGSQQASQAHSNFPQMSNPGQFTAPQMKSLQGGPSRVPTPLQQPHLTSKSPASSPSSFQQGSPASSPTVNQTQQQMGPRPPQSSTLPQGFQQPVSSPSRNPMVQQGNVPPNFMVMQQQNQGPQGLHPGLGGMPKRLPPGFPAGQANQSFMQGQVPSTAPGTPVSSGAPQLQTSQNVQHTGGQGSGPPQNQMQAPHGPPNMMQTNLMGLHGNMNNQQAGASGVPQVNMGNIQGQPQQGPQSQLMGMHQQIVSSQGQMVNIQAQGSLNPQNQMILSRTQLMPQGQMMVTPQNQNLGPSPQRMTPPKQMIPQQGQQMMSTHSQMMGPQGQVLLQQNSMMEQMMTTQMQGNKQPFSTQNQSNVMTGPAQLMRGPTPNMQGNMVQFTGQMMAQQGPVNGNPSQVMGIQGQVLRPTGPGPHISQQLGDTTTTTSNDVNLTQMLPDVSVQQPNMVPSHMQAMQGNNNASGSHFSGHGLPFSTGFSGTPNGNQISCGQNPVFPVNKDVTLTSPLLVNLLQSDISAGHFGVNNKQNNQNANKPKKKKPPRKKKNNQQLEQTASSEPRPAGLEESDQSSMSGEQGVNLDNSGPKLSDFASRPPGYPSQAVEQRPLQQMPPQLMPHTQQPQQQLQQPQPPPQQAQAPPQTPQQQQMMMMLMMQQDPKSVRLPVPQGVHPPRGPLNPDAQRMPLQQSGNIPVMVNLQGPGSVPPSPDKQRISLPGNPPLGNNARKMVYQDNVQNPSSSPLGEVSSVSSLPEGGGAEGPPASGAQNNLTSHLVVSQNQLMMTGPKPGPSPLSTAQGASPQQQSNSLPSTLTHHFPNVATPSQTSRPKTPNRASPRPYYPQTPNNRPPSTEPSEISLSPERLNASIAGLFPPQINIPLPPRPNINRGFDQQGLNPTTLKAIGQAPSNLTINNQSSFAAPQPHKLEGVVVNSAKQTNTGGTKRASPSNSRRSSPGSSRKTTPSPGRQNSKAAKLSLTAQQNPSLLQNMELQRNMMAGPSSLSTPVTTSFQNNMLSNQNPAISAPAMTGIPEDNKESLSMPQDNECQSVQGVQGNKDQPGIELKGIPAPEMKMLVPEEQSKKDGQASETSKLPVLEESKSMVSPAMREAPTSLSQLLDNSGAPNVTIKPPGLEMAPIVTTGEELKKVAVIPPMQDSSSSKEPSNSLSLPQNNEPCSNPGHQELGEINSNAAQSVPPVMQRPVSSSSISGPLPPNQITVFVTSNPITSSANTSTPLPSHLQPALVSTVVTMPNVGNKVMVSEGQSAAQSNARPQFITPVFINSSSLIQVMKGSQSSTIPAAPMTSNSSLMPQSVAVVGPLHIPQNIKFSSGPAPPSTSSSSPVSSIPTSRPLVLNPLASPIQLPSPAATSSSAPLHLPAQQVKDFSPEETSQSGGSGDQCSVTAAQPGPVVSPLLTSSPGSGNRRSPVSSSKGKGKVDKIGQLLLTKACKKVTGSLEKGEEQYAMDGEVEGQGLETLVPNSLGTEQSPAELDNKTVTPPAPSVTKQSTSGPGSSSVSTMAAAPASASPSVAASTPPASMLSAGTPPAMPDLAPMAPSSNGSNHGSLPAEQTGGGVLEEKAGAHQEVLQSAASSQHLTQKKSSVATSESTVQRTELETNAPVVAGQRKL, encoded by the exons ATGGTTTTGGATGATCTACCAAACTTAAAGGATACATATGCCCCCTTGTACTCCTCCACTATGGAAGACTTAGAAGTGGATTTTGATTCAGGACTGGAGGAAGATGAACTGAAGCAGAAGGCTGCTCCTGAGGATTCTACGATCTTTGtagcttttaaaggaaatatagGTGACAGAGATTTTGAGCAGAAACTAGAGATTATATTGGAGAATGTCCCTGGCCTTTTACACATGG aatcCAACCAGTTAAAACTGCAGAAGATAGAGCCTTGGAACAGTGTCCGCGTTACCTTCAATATACCCCGTGAAGCTGCTGAGCGGTTGCGAATTCTGGCTCAAAATAATAACCAACAGCTCCGTGACCTGGGAATACTCTCGGTTCAGATTGAAG GGGAAGGTGCTATCAATTTAGCTTTAGCTCAAAACAGAAGCCAAGATGTCCGGATCAACGGGCCCCTGGGAGCGAGCAACTCCATGCGAATGGAAACAGGGTTTCCCATGCAAGGGGGACAAG gTTTAATAAGAATGAGCAACGCTGCAGCTGTCATGATGTCCCAGAGTGGAAGTGTGCCCTCCTCTATGGTGGCAAGTGGTGCTAGTACTGAGCTGCAGCCAAGAACACCTCGGCCTTCCTCACAGCCAG ATGCAATGGACCCACTTTTATCTGGGCTAAATATCCAGCAGCAAAATCATCCACCTGGATCTTTAGCTCCCCAGCTCCATTCAATGCAGTCAGTTCCTGTAAACAGGCAGATGAACTCAGCCAACTTTCAGCAGCTACAGCAGCAGACGCAGTTGCAGACACGTCCTCCCCAGCCAcatcagcagccacagcagggtATTCGACCTTCATTTACTTCACCAGCACAAGTTCCAGTTCCCCCTGGCTGGAACCAGCTTCCTTCTGGAGCAATTCAGCCTCCTCCAACCCAGGGAGCGTTGGGTACATTGACAGTAAACCAGGGTTGGAAAAAGGCCCCATTGCCTGGACAAATGCAGCAGCAACTTCAAGCAAGACCACCTCTAGCAACAGTACAAACTCCTACTCATCCTCCACCTCCATATCCTTTTGGAAGCCAGCAAGCTTCCCAGGCTCACTCAAACTTTCCCCAAATGAGCAATCCTGGCCAGTTTACTGCTCCTCAAATGAAAAGCCTTCAGGGGGGGCCCTCACGGGTTCCTACACCACTACAACAACCCCACCTGACCAGCAAGTCTCctgcttcctctccctcctccttccagcaGGGATCTCCTGCATCATCTCCAACAGTTAACCAGACGCAGCAGCAGATGGGACCAAGGCCTCCCCAGAGTAGCACACTTCCCCAGGGATTTCAGCAGCCTGTTAGTTCTCCTAGTCGTAATCCTATGGTGCAACAGGGGAATGTACCCCCCAACTTCATGGTgatgcagcagcaaaaccaaggtCCACAAGGTTTACATCCTGGTTTAGGAG GAATGCCTAAGCGCCTCCCCCCAGGGTTCCCTGCAGGCCAGGCTAACCAGAGCTTCATGCAAGGTCAGGTGCCTTCCACAGCTCCAGGAACACCGGTGAGCAGCGGAGCACCGCAGCTGCAAACTAGCCAAAATGTGCAGCACACAG gtggcCAAGGATCTGGACCTCCTCAAAATCAGATGCAAGCACCACATGGCCCACCTAATATGATGCAGACCAATCTAATGGGACTTCACGGAAATATGAACAACCAGCAGGCTGGTGCTAGTGGGGTGCCACAAGTTAACATGGGCAACATACAGGGGCAGCCTCAGCAAGGACCACAGTCTCAGCTTATGGGAATGCATCAGCAAATTGTATCCTCTCAAGGACAGATGGTAAATATTCAGGCTCAGGGATCGCTGAACCCTCAAAACCAGATGATACTTTCTCGAACTCAGCTCATGCCGCAAGGCCAAATGATGGTgacaccacaaaaccaaaatcttgGTCCTTCTCCCCAAAGGATGACCCCACCCAAACAGATGATTCCCCAGCAGGGACAACAGATGATGTCTACACACAGTCAGATGATGGGACCTCAGGGCCAGGTCTTGTTACAGCAAAACTCAATGATGGAACAGATGATGACCACTCAGATGCAAGGAAATAAACAACCTTTTAGTACTCAAAATCAGTCCAATGTTATGACGGGGCCAGCTCAACTGATGAGAGGACCAACCCCAAACATGCAAGGAAACATGGTGCAGTTCACTGGGCAGATGATGGCACAGCAAGGCCCTGTGAATGGTAATCCTTCTCAGGTTATGGGAATTCAAGGGCAGGTTTTAAGACCCACTGGACCTGGTCCTCACATTTCTCAGCAACTTGGGGACACTACTACTACAACAAGTAATGATGTGAACTTGACACAGATGTTGCCCGATGTTTCTGTGCAGCAGCCAAACATGGTGCCTTCTCATATGCAAGCAATGCAAGGAAACAACAATGCTTCAGGGAGTCATTTCTCTGGTCATGGGCTCCCTTTCAGTACAGGGTTTAGTGGAACGCCAAATGGGAATCAGATTTCCTGTGGGCAGAATCCTGTTTTTCCTGTCAATAAAGATGTTACACTCACAAGTCCGCTCTTGGTTAACCTTCTACAAAGCGATATATCGGCAGGACACTTTGGTGTgaacaacaaacaaaataatcagaatGCCAACAAGCCGAAGAAGAAGAAGCCtccaaggaagaagaaaaataatcaacaacTAGAACAAACAGC ttcttcagaaCCGCGTCCAGCTGGCCTGGAGGAGAGTGATCAGTCATCAATGTCTGGAGAACAAGGAGTGAATTTAGATAATTCAGGCCCTAAACTTTCAGATTTCGCAAGTAGGCCACCAG GTTATCCATCTCAGGCAGTGGAACAAAGACCACTTCAGCAGATGCCACCTCAACTAATGCCACATACCCAGCAgccacaacagcagctgcagcagccacagccaccacccCAGCAAGCCCAGGCACCACCACAGAcaccgcagcagcagcagatgatgATGATGCTTATGATGCAGCAGGATCCCAAATCGGTCAGACTCCCCGTACCACAGGGAGTTCACCCACCTAGAGGGCCTCTGAATCCAGATGCTCAGCGAATGCCCCTGCAGCAGAGTGGTAACATACCAGTAATGGTTAACCTCCAAGGTCCTGGATCCGTGCCTCCGTCTCCTGATAAACAAAGAATTTCCTTACCAGGCAATCCTCCCCTGGGAaataatgcaagaaaaatggTTTATCAAGATAATGTACAGAATCCTTCCAGCTCACCCCTTGGAGAGGTTTCATCAGTATCCTCCCTTCCAGAAGGAGGTGGAGCTGAAGGCCCCCCAGCATCAGGAGCTCAGAATAATTTGACATCTCATTTAGTGGTTTCACAGAACCAGTTAATGATGACTGGACCCAAACCTGGCCCATCCCCACTTTCAACTGCTCAAGGTGCAAGTCCCCAGCAGCAGTCTAATTCTCTGCCTAGCACTCTTACACACCATTTTCCAAATGTTGCCACCCCATCACAAACTTCAAGGCCTAAAACCCCAAACAGAGCAAGCCCAAGGCCATACTATCCTCAGACTCCTAATAACCGTCCACCTAGCACGGAACCATCAGAAATTAGCTTGTCTCCAGAAAGACTCAATGCTTCTATAGCTGGTCTGTTCCCTCCCCAGATTAATATTCCTTTACCTCCCAGGCCTAATATCAATAGAGGATTTGATCAGCAGGGTCTTAATCCCACTACTTTGAAGGCCATTGGACAGGCCCCATCAAATCTCACAATTAACAATCAGTCTAGTTTTGCTGCACCACAGCCACACAAATTGGAAGGTGTGGTCGttaattcagcaaaacaaaccaacactgGAGGAACAAAGAGAGCAAGTCCAAGCAATAGTCGAAGGTCCAGTCCCGGATCCAGCAGGAAAACTACACCAAGCCCTGGCAGACAGAATTCAAAAGCAGCTAAATTATCACTGACAGCTCAGCAGAATCCATCTCTCTTGCAGAACATGGAATTACAAAGAAATATGATGGCTGGTCCCTCTTCTTTGTCAACGCCTGTGACTACaagctttcaaaataatatGCTAAGTAATCAGAATCCTGCAATTTCTGCACCTGCTATGACTGGCATTCCTGAGGACAATAAAGAGAGCCTTAGCATGCCTCAGGATAATGAGTGTCAAAGTGTACAAGGTGTCCAAGGTAACAAAGACCAGCCTGGTATTGAATTAAAAGGTATCCCTGctccagaaatgaaaatgttggtTCCAGAAGAACAGTCAAAAAAAGACGGGCAGGCCTCGGAGACCAGTAAGCTTCCAGTCTTGGAGGAAAGTAAATCTATGGTATCTCCTGCTATGAGGGAGGCACCAACTTCTTTAAGTCAACTTCTTGATAATTCTGGAGCTCCTAATGTAACCATTAAGCCCCCTGGTCTTGAAATGGCACCGATAGTCACCACTGGTGAGGAGCTAAAAAAGGTAGCTGTCATTCCTCCGATGCAAGATTCATCCTCAAGCAAAGAGCCATCTAATTCACTTAGCTTGCCTCAAAATAATGAGCCCTGCTCAAATCCAGGGCACCAGGAACTGGGAGAAATAAACTCAAACGCTGCACAGAGTGTTCCACCAGTAATGCAAAGGCCTGTTAGCTCTTCTTCTATTTCAGGTCCTTTACCCCCCAACCAGATAACAGTTTTTGTAACTTCAAACCCTATTACATCTTCTGCTAATACGTCAACGCCATTGCCATCTCACTTGCAACCCGCATTAGTGTCAACTGTTGTCACAATGCCCAATGTAGGGAACAAAGTTATGGTTTCTGAGGGACAGTCAGCAGCTCAGTCTAACGCCCGGCCGCAGTTTATTACTCCTGTTTTTATAAACTCATCGTCGTTAATTCAGGTTATGAAGGGCTCTCAATCAAGTACAATTCCAGCAGCCCCGATGACCTCTAACTCGAGTCTCATGCCTCAGTCGGTTGCGGTTGTTGGTCCTTTGCATATACCACAGAATATAAAGTTCTCCTCTGGGCCTGCTCCTCCCAGCACGTCGTCCAGCAGTCCTGTGTCTAGTATTCCCACCAGCAGGCCACTGGTTCTTAACCCCTTGGCATCTCCTAttcagctgccttctcctgctgcaACTTCTTCCAGTGCTCCTTTGCATCTTCCTGCTCAGCAAGTCAAAGACTTCAGCCCGGAGGAGACTTCTCAAAGCGGTGGCTCCGGTGACCAGTGCTCCGTTACAGCAGCGCAGCCCGGACCTGTTGTGTCACCTCTGCTTACGAGTAGTCCAGGGTCTGGGAACAGACGCAGCCCTGTTTCATCAagtaaggggaagggaaaagtaGACAAGATCGGCCAACTCTTGCTGACTAAAGCATGCAAGAAAGTCACTGGCTCCCTTGAGAAAGGGGAAGAGCAGTATGCTATGGATGGAGAAGTAGAAGGTCAGGGACTAGAAACGCTGGTCCCAAATAGTTTGGGAACCGAGCAATCACCAGCAGAACTAGATAATAAAACTGTGACACCTCCAGCACCCAGTGTTACAAAACAGAGCACTTCTGGGCCTGGCAGTTCGAGTGTCAGCACcatggctgctgctcctgcctctgcatcGCCAAGTGTGGCAGCCAGCACTCCTCCTGCCAGCATGCTGTCGGCCGGGACCCCCCCTGCCATGCCGGACCTTGCCCCCATGGCACCAAGCTCTAATGGCAGCAATCACGGCAGTTTGCCGGCTGAGCAAACCGGGGGTGGTGTGctggaggaaaaagcaggagCACATCAGGAAGTGCTACAAAGTGCAG CATCCTCTCAAcatttaacacagaaaaaaagttcagtTGCAACATCAGAAAGTACTGTTCAAAGAACAG AACTTGAAACAAATGCTCCAGTAGTTGCTGGTCAAAG